From a region of the Arachis ipaensis cultivar K30076 chromosome B09, Araip1.1, whole genome shotgun sequence genome:
- the LOC107619385 gene encoding hydroxyproline O-galactosyltransferase HPGT1-like: MFTRIAIKQLDRITGQGQSAISVEDTLKIIICRKQHKKLYSLEMELAAARNEGFLLKQLLETNGIYSEGKPLVMIGVLTTFGHQKNRNAIRNVWMGSGVALKKLEDGRALLHDLLLGEVKIVETIRIRTLIVRIG; this comes from the exons ATGTTTACCAGAATTGCAATCAAACAGCTCGACAGGATCACTGGCCAG GGACAATCTGCGATATCAGTAGAAGATACCTTGAAGATCATAATCTGCAG GAAACAACACAAGAAGCTCTATTCCCTTGAGATGGAACTTGCTGCTGCTAGGAATGAGGGTTTTCTTTTGAAGCAACTACTTGAGACCAATGGGATTTACTCTGAGGGAAAGCCTTTGGTCATGATAGGTGTACTCACAACATTTGGCCACCAGAAGAATAGGAACGCCATTCGCAATGTCTGGATGGGAAGTG GTGTAGCTTTGAAGAAACTGGAGGATGGAAGGGCATTGTTGCACGATTTGTTATTGGGAGAAG TGAAAATTGTGGAAACAATCAGGATAAGGACATTGATCGTGAGAATAGGCTGA
- the LOC107616662 gene encoding uncharacterized protein LOC107616662 translates to MAILSLQTPNPIPAITTTTKHLFPFTSRRTLFLQTPFLSIAIALIPQAPLLHSSAQVSPSKPLLSAIENTKSWFQFYGDGFAIRVPPDFQDIMEPEDFNAGLSLYGDKVKPKTFAARFASPDGYEVLSVVTRPTNQLKITFLEAQDITDLGSLKDTAKIFVPGGATLYAARSIKIKEDDGFRTYYFYEFGRDEQHIALVAGVSGGKAIIAGATAPQSKWDSDGVKLRSAAVSLKIL, encoded by the exons ATGGCAATTCTCAGTCTCCAAACTCCGAATCCCATTCCCGCCATCACCACAACCACCAAACACTTGTTCCCTTTCACCTCTAGAAGGACCCTCTTTCTCCAAACTCCTTTTCTTTCCATTGCCATTGCCCTCATTCCACAAGCTCCACTTCTCCACTCTTCAGCTCAAGTATCGCCCTCCAAGCCTCTCCTTTCTGCCATCGAAAACACCAAATCTTGGTTTCAGTTCTATGGTGATGGCTTCGCCATTCGAGTCCCTCCTGATTTTCAGGATATCATGGAACCAGAG GATTTTAATGCTGGGCTGTCTCTTTACGGAGACAAGGTGAAGCCAAAGACATTTGCTGCGCGATTTGCATCTCCCGATGG ATATGAGGTTCTGAGTGTTGTTACTCGACCGACCAATCAACTTAAAATCACCTTCTTAGAG GCTCAGGATATAACTGATTTAGGCTCCTTAAAGGACACAGCAAAAATATTTGTTCCAG GTGGTGCAACACTTTATGCTGCACGATCCATAAAAATAAAGGAAGATGATGGCTTTAG GACTTACTATTTCTATGAATTTGGTAGAGATGAGCAGCACATAGCATTAGTTGCAGGTGTCAGTGGTGGAAAG GCAATCATTGCCGGAGCAACGGCGCCACAATCCAAATGGGACAGTGATGGTGTAAAACTTCGATCTGCTGCTGTATCGCTTAAAATTCTCTAG